From a region of the Impatiens glandulifera chromosome 4, dImpGla2.1, whole genome shotgun sequence genome:
- the LOC124936000 gene encoding plasma membrane-associated cation-binding protein 1-like encodes MGYWKSKVVPLFKKAFDKNTTKKLAASEATKAFDESKEGYTKEIEDKKSDLQTKVVEIYNSLSTEIKGLVKEPKEAGIKKQSASVQSLLDELAKIDFPGSKLVSEAASKVGPGLIPGPVIFILENVSTFIVTEEPAAAADDAPPSTEETKDREIVIESEKKEEAPETAPEPAPVAEVVVAVEKTVETVAVTAPETAKVEEAPAAEVKPVVT; translated from the exons ATGGGTTATTGGAAATCAAAGGTTGTACCTTTattcaagaaagctttcgacaaGAACACTACTAAGAAACTGGCAGCTTCAGAAGCTACCAAAGCTTTCGACGAATCCAAG GAAGGATACACTAAGGAAATCGAAGATAAAAAATCTGATCTTCAAACCAAAGTAGTTGAAATCTACAACTCCTTGTCCACTGAAATCAAG GGTTTGGTAAAGGAACCAAAAGAGGCAGGAATTAAGAAACAATCTGCTTCAGTTCAGAGTTTACTTGATGAACTTGCTAAAATCG ATTTTCCTGGGTCGAAGCTGGTTAGTGAAGCTGCTTCAAAAGTTGGGCCGGGTTTGATTCCCGGACCGGTGATCTTCATACTAGAGAATGTTTCAACTTTTATTGTGACTGAAGAACCGGCGGCTGCCGCCGATGATGCTCCACCGTCGACTGAGGAGACCAAGGATAGGGAAATAGTGATTGAGTcggagaagaaggaagaagcGCCGGAGACAGCGCCGGAGCCAGCTCCGGTGGCGGAGGTGGTGGTGGCGGTGGAGAAGACTGTGGAGACTGTGGCGGTGACGGCGCCGGAGACGGCTAAGGTTGAAGAAGCTCCGGCAGCGGAGGTAAAGCCGGTAGTGACTTGA
- the LOC124934528 gene encoding LRR receptor-like serine/threonine-protein kinase GSO1 encodes MILQPSSRAILMVFFMVIFLVSPLSLSSSSSSETIEILLMIKNSFEEDPRNVTSDWSVVSKPDFCTWRGISCGMSSPNGSVRVVGLNLSDSFLTGVIPPAIQQLTDLINIDLSSNQLSGSIPTFLSKLSSLESLFLFSNQLTGQIPPEIGSMKKLELLRLGNNNLTGSIPATFGDLVNLVILSFCRCKLSGEIPAELGRLSRLKQLDLQFNELEGRIPPEIGNCSSLQVLNVESNGKLNGTIPAELGLLRNLIKLKLEFNSFTGEIPEQLGNIGNLSHLSLNGNKLHGSIPKSLAQLGNLQTLDLSTNLLTGEIPEEIGNMGKLVFLILSNNSLSGTIPRKICSNLTNLQVMFLSLNKLSGEIPAGIKDCRSIKQVGLSGNELTGSIPSEIYDLIQITDLILHNNTMSGSISPAIGKLTNLTSLTLYNNNFNGHLPKEIGMLQNLMIFYLYGNQFTGEIPAEIGNCTSLQIIDFSGNAFTGQIPITIGNLTGLSQLSLRDNNLSGEIPSTFGQPSGLPELAILDLASNRLSGEIPASFGQFINLMNLMLYNNSLGGNLPIELSNLLNLTRINLSDNIFNGTIISLCKIPTLMFLDVKNNGFHGEIPSELGSMSLLTWVRLGNNKFKGKIPASLGQLKELVLLDLSNNSLAGKIPNLSSCTYLTHLNLNNNHLSDQIPSWIGLFSHLGELKLSYNKISGHLPPELFNCSKLITLCLDNNLLNGTIPVEIDNLKFLTILNLDNNHLSGWIPPVIGNLINLISLKLSRNMFTGELPVELGQLWQLGSILDISYNNLTGRIPATLSKLTQLEAINLSHNGFVGVVPKGISDMGRLSAFDVSYNNLTGELDYGFSQFSAESFNGNDNLCGAHFKKCESGINMKNCEPGINMKKCLQLSNPFQFKVLFISATAVFMSVLFFILCFVHIIKNRNEFEEKTDGSNRFSFNSIFRNITAFNKDFNLKEIMTSTRNLSEEFIIGSGGSGTVYLAELLNGEKVAVKKMRIKDDEVIAMSFAREMNTLGTIRHRHLVHLLGCCNDKISRCHLLVYKFMENGSLWDWLHKNEDRNLNWATRVKIAVGLAHGIDYLHHDCTPQIIHRDIKSSNILLDGDMEAHLGDFGLAKTITENHDSLDSQSDSCFAGSYGYIAPEFAYSNIASEKTDVYSMGIVLMELVTGRMPTDDFDTDINIVKWIETRIKAADHSERKELIDPKLELLKDDDKTAAFKVLDIAIHCSKITPSHRPSSRQVVDLLCTVAGHQI; translated from the exons ATGATTCTCCAGCCTTCTTCTAGAGCTATTCTAATGGTGTTTTTTATGGTTATCTTCTTAGTCTCACCATTATCtttatcttcttcatcatcatcggAAACCATTGAAATTTTGTTGATGATTAAGAATTCATTTGAGGAAGATCCAAGAAATGTTACTAGTGATTGGTCGGTGGTTAGTAAGCCAGATTTCTGCACATGGAGGGGAATTTCTTGTGGGATGAGTTCACCCAATGGTTCAGTCCGAGTTGTGGGTTTGAACTTATCAGACTCGTTCCTCACCGGAGTAATTCCGCCGGCGATACAACAATTAACTGATTTGATCAATATTGATCTGTCTTCCAATCAACTATCTGGTTCTATTCCAACATTTCTATCAAAATTATCTTCTTTAGAAAGTCTGTTTCTATTTTCGAACCAACTCACCGGACAAATTCCACCGGAGATTGGATCAATGAAGAAACTTGAACTCCTTAGATTGGGTAACAACAACCTGACTGGATCGATTCCTGCAACGTTTGGGGATTTGGTTAATCTGGTCATTCTTAGTTTTTGTCGATGTAAACTCAGCGGCGAAATTCCGGCAGAGCTTGGCCGGCTTAGCAGATTGAAGCAACTGGATTTACAGTTTAATGAGCTTGAAGGTCGAATTCCACCTGAGATTGGGAATTGTTCAAGTCTACAAGTTTTGAACGTTGAAAGCAATGGTAAACTCAATGGAACTATTCCGGCGGAACTTGGTTTGCTCAGAAATCTCATTAAACTCAAACTTGAGTTCAATTCTTTCACCGGAGAGATCCCGGAGCAATTGGGTAATATCGGGAATCTTTCACACTTGAGTTTAAATGGAAACAAACTTCATGGATCAATCCCAAAATCGTTGGCTCAGTTGGGTAATCTTCAAACTCTGGATTTGTCAACAAACTTGCTCACCGGAGAAATCCCGGAGGAAATTGGGAATATGGGTAAGCTTGTTTTCTTGATTTTATCAAATAACAGTCTTTCCGGTACCATACCCAGAAAAATATGTTCAAATTTAACGAATCTTCAAGTGATGTTTCTAtctttaaataaactttccggCGAAATTCCGGCGGGGATAAAGGATTGCCGGTCTATCAAACAGGTTGGTTTGTCTGGTAATGAATTAACCGGTTCGATACCATCGGAGATTTATGATTTGATTCAGATCACTGATCTTATTCTACATAACAACACAATGTCAGGATCAATTTCTCCGGCCATCGGAAAACTGACAAATTTGACATCATTAACGTTGTATAACAACAACTTTAATGGTCATCTTCCAAAAGAGATAGGAATGCTTCAAAATCTCATGATTTTCTATCTATATGGAAATCAATTCACCGGTGAGATTCCGGCGGAGATAGGAAACTGCACCAGCCTGCAAATCATCGATTTCTCCGGCAACGCTTTCACCGGACAAATCCCCATCACTATTGGAAACCTAACAGGGTTGAGTCAACTTTCCTTGAGAGACAACAATTTATCCGGCGAAATTCCGTCAACTTTTGGACAACCCTCCGGCCTGCCGGAACTAGCAATACTAGATTTGGCAAGCAATCGACTCTCCGGCGAAATTCCGGCAAGTTTTGGACAATTCATCAATCTGATGAATTTGATGCTTTACAACAACTCTCTTGGAGGTAATCTTCCTATCGAACTTTCCAATCTACTAAACTTAACGAGGATTAATCTGTCGGATAACATTTTCAATGGAACCATAATTTCATTATGTAAAATCCCAACGTTAATGTTTTTAGATGTCAAAAACAATGGTTTTCACGGCGAAATCCCGTCTGAATTGGGATCTATGTCGCTTcttacttgggtcagattgggGAACAACAAATTCAAAGGAAAGATTCCGGCGAGTTTGGGACAGTTGAAAGAACTAGTTCTTTTAGATCTTTCAAACAATTCTCTCGCCGGAAAAATCCCAAATCTTTCCTCATGCACATATTTAACCCATCTCAATCTCAACAATAATCATCTCTCCGATCAAATCCCTTCATGGATTGGACTTTTTTCTCACTTGGGTGAGTTGAAACTCTCTTACAATAAGATCTCCGGTCATCTCCCGCCGGAGCTATTCAATTGCTCCAAACTTATAACGCTTTGTCTTGATAACAATTTGCTCAACGGAACAATTCCGGTCGAGATCGATAACCTTAAATTCCTCACCATCCTTAATCTCGACAACAACCACCTGTCGGGATGGATTCCTCCTGTTATAGGTAACTTGATCAATCTCATTAGTTTAAAGTTATCTAGGAACATGTTCACCGGTGAATTACCAGTGGAATTAGGTCAATTATGGCAACTTGGATCTATTCTGGATATCAGTTACAATAATCTGACCGGCAGAATTCCGGCTACCCTTTCGAAACTAACTCAATTGGAAGCGATCAATCTTTCTCATAACGGGTTCGTCGGAGTAGTACCAAAGGGAATCAGTGATATGGGTCGTTTATCTGCATTTGATGTTTCTTACAACAATCTCACCGGTGAACTTGACTACGGATTTTCGCAATTTTCGGCCGAATCATTCAACGGAAATGACAATCTTTGCGGTGCCCATTTCAAGAAATGCGAATCGGGCATAAACATGAAGAATTGCGAACCGGGCATAAACATGAAGAAGTGCTTACAATTGTCCAATCCATTCCAATTTAAGGTGTTATTCATTTCGGCTACCGCGGTTTTCATGTCCGTCCTTTTTTTCATACTATGTTTTGTGCACATCATCAAGAATCGGAACGAATTTGAGGAGAAAACAGACGGAAGTAACCGTTTCTCATTTAATTCGATTTTCCGCAACATAACCGCCTTCAACAAAGatttcaatttgaaagaaataatgaCATCAACTAGGAATTTGAGCGAAGAATTCATTATCGGGTCGGGTGGATCCGGGACGGTTTACCTAGCCGAGCTTCTAAACGGGGAAAAGGTGGCGGTTAAGAAGATGAGAATAAAAGACGACGAGGTAATAGCGATGAGTTTTGCAAGAGAAATGAATACGTTGGGAACTATCCGACATAGGCATTTGGTACATTTATTGGGATGTTGTAACGATAAAATCTCACGTTGTCACTTGTTGGTATATAAGTTCATGGAAAATGGAAGCCTTTGGGATTGGTTGCACAAAAATGAAGATCGGAATTTGAATTGGGCTACTAGGGTTAAGATCGCGGTTGGTTTGGCTCATGGAATCGACTATTTGCACCATGATTGCACTCCGCAAATCATTCATAGGGACATTAAATCTTCTAATATCTTATTGGACGGAGACATGGAAGCTCATCTAGGTGACTTCGGCTTGGCGAAAACAATCACGGAGAATCACGATTCGCTTGATTCGCAATCAGACTCTTGTTTCGCCGGTTCGTATGGCTACATTGCACCAG aattTGCTTACTCAAATATTGCATCGGAGAAAACGGATGTATACTCAATGGGAATTGTATTGATGGAGCTCGTAACGGGGAGAATGCCAACAGATGATTTTGACACCGACATAAATATTGTGAAATGGATAGAGACACGAATCAAAGCGGCTGATCATTCGGAAAGAAAAGAACTAATAGATCCAAAATTAGAGTTACTTAAAGACGATGATAAAACCGCCGCTTTTAAAGTTCTTGATATCGCAATCCATTGCTCTAAAATCACACCTTCCCATAGGCCATCTTCAAGGCAGGTTGTCGATCTCCTTTGTACTGTTGCAGGTCACCAGATTTGA
- the LOC124934529 gene encoding LRR receptor-like serine/threonine-protein kinase GSO1, with the protein MEPTMIPWPSFSRAILMVFFMISFFFIIISSSSSLNSIGVLMEIKTSFKDDPKNVLSDWSATATATNKSNFCTWKGITCGKSSINDSTQVVGFNLSDSSLAGPIPPAIQQLADLVVIDLSCNNLTGPIPIFLSKLSSLKTLYLYSNQLSGQIPPELGLLKNLQYLELGKNNLTGSIPATFGNLVNLHDLGLSKCNITGEIPAELGKINNLTVLNLQQNEFYGPIPPSLGNCSSLQIFNAGSNFNLNGTIPAELGMLRNLKLLSLEYNSFTGEIPEELGNLGELFFLNLVGNKLEGSIPKSLAKLGNLETLDLSTNKLSGEIPEEIGNMGKLIFLILSNNSLSGTIPRKLCSNLTNLQVMFLSVNQLTGEIPAEIRGCRSITQLGLSGNALIGPIPSEVYELVEMTDLILHNNTLSGSISPAIGNLTNLINLAVYNNKLSGNLPKEIGMLQNLLGFYLYENEFTGEIPAEIGNCSNLQIIDFSDNCFTGPIPNTIGNMSMLVELSLRDNGLSGEIPSNFGQPTGLKELAILDFANNRLSGQIPAIFGQLTGLENLMLYNNSLEGNLPIELSNLENLIRIILSDNLLNGTLIPFNKSLSLISIDVTNNRFSGEIPSELGLLPSLGRIRLGNNTFTGKIPATLGHIKELSLLDLSHNFLTGKIPSALSSCTNLTHLDLNDNNLSGEIPSWIGNFSQLGELKLCSNKLSGHIPPEIFNCKMLLTLYLNDNLFDGTIPVEIGNLPFLSKLNLENNKLSGPIPPVIGNLTDLLSLKLSRNMFTGEIPVALSNLWQLGSALDISYNNLTGKIPASLTKLSQLEVMDLSHNKFVGVVPKQISEMSHLSIFNVSYNNLGGELDTGFSQFPSEWFSGNDDLCGAHLKKCGTGEDEGENSSVFKSKAIQFSAIAITISFFLLVIILGCFIKSIKDSEDETSEDNCFSMSNSVIRKIPPLMKDLSLEEIIVATKNFSEEFIIGSGGSGSIYLAELQTGEKVAVKKMRLKDNQVIAKCFEREMKTLGTIRHRHLVQLFGSFNHKISGCRLLIYKYMENGSLWDWLHSKEGKNGNIMSLDWETRVKIAIGLVHGIEYLHHDCIPQIIHRDIKSSNILLDSNMEAHIGDFGLAKAVTDEQDSLGSSSQFIGSFGYVGPECAFSMNATEKSDVYSMGIVLMELVTGRMPNDDSFGVNMNMVRWIETRIEIDGQRKELLDPKLYPLLADDEITAFKVLDIAILCTKAVASQRPSSRQAGDLLRQVICHRKCV; encoded by the exons ATGGAGCCAACAATGATTCCATGGCCTTCATTTTCCAGAGCTATTCTTATGGTGTTTTTTATGATcagcttcttcttcatcatcatctcatcatcttcttcattgaaCTCCATTGGAGTTTTAATGGAGATAAAAACATCATTTAAGGATGATCCTAAGAATGTACTGAGTGATTGGTCGGCGACGGCGACGGCGACTAATAAGTCAAATTTCTGCACATGGAAGGGAATCACTTGTGGGAAGAGTTCAATCAATGATTCAACCCAAGTTGTGGGTTTTAATTTATCAGATTCATCCCTCGCCGGACCAATTCCGCCGGCGATTCAACAGTTAGCTGATTTGGTCGTCATTGATCTTTCTTGCAATAATTTAACTGGTCCCATTCCAATATTTCTCTCTAAATTATCAAGTTTAAAAACTCTGTACCTGTATTCGAATCAACTCTCCGGACAAATACCGCCGGAGCTTGGATtactgaagaatctccaatacCTTGAACTGGGTAAGAATAACTTGACTGGATCGATTCCGGCGACGTTTGGGAATCTGGTTAATCTGCACGATCTTGGCTTGTCTAAGTGTAATATCACCGGCGAAATTCCGGCGGAGCTTGGCAAGATTAACAATCTCACGGTCCTGAATTTGCAACAAAACGAGTTTTATGGTCCAATTCCACCTAGTCTCGGGAATTGTTCGAGTCTACAAATTTTCAACGCTGGAAGCAATTTTAATCTCAATGGAACTATTCCGGCCGAATTGGGTATGCTTCGGAATCTCAAGCTACTCAGTCTTGAGTACAATTCTTTCACCGGAGAGATTCCAGAGGAATTGGGTAATCTCGGAGAGCTTTTTTTCTTGAATCTAGTTGGAAACAAACTTGAAGGGTCAATCCCCAAATCGTTGGCTAAGTTGGGTAATCTTGAAACTTTGGATTTATCAACAAACAAGCTCTCCGGAGAGATCCCGGAGGAAATTGGGAATATGGGTAAGcttattttcttgattttatcAAATAACAGTCTTTCCGGTACCATACCCAGAAAACTATGTTCAAATTTAACTAATCTCCAAGTGATGTTTCTATCTGTAAATCAACTTACCGGCGAGATTCCGGCGGAGATAAGGGGTTGTCGGTCTATTACACAGCTTGGTTTGTCTGGTAATGCATTGATTGGTCCGATTCCATCGGAGGTTTATGAATTGGTTGAGATGACTGATCTTATTCTACATAACAATACGTTATCGGGTTCTATTTCTCCGGCGATTGGAAATCTCACAAATTTGATAAACCTGGCGGTTTATAATAACAAATTGAGTGGAAATCTTCCAAAAGAGATAGGAATGCTTCAAAATCTTCTGGGTTTCTATTTATACGAAAATGAATTCACCGGCGAGATTCCGGCGGAGATTGGAAATTGTTCCAACCTGCAAATCATTGATTTCTCCGATAACTGTTTCACCGGACCAATACCCAATACAATCGGGAATATGTCAATGTTAGTTGAACTTTCTTTGAGGGACAACGGTCTCTCCGGCGAAATTCCGTCCAATTTTGGACAACCCACCGGCCTGAAGGAACTAGCAATACTAGATTTTGCAAACAACCGTCTCTCCGGTCAAATTCCGGCCATTTTTGGACAACTCACCGGTCTGGAGAATCTGATGCTTTACAACAACTCTCTTGAAGGTAATCTCCCTATCGAACTTTCCAATCTCGAAAACTTGATCAGGATTATCTTGTCCGATAACTTATTGAACGGAACCCTAATTCCATTCAATAAAAGTCTATCGTTAATCTCTATTGATGTCACAAACAATCGATTTTCCGGCGAGATCCCATCTGAACTGGGACTTCTTCCGTCTCTGGGTAGGATCAGATTGGGAAACAACACATTCACAGGGAAAATTCCGGCGACTTTAGGACATATCAAAGAACTATCTTTGTTAGATCTTTCACACAATTTTCTCACCGGAAAAATCCCATCAGCTTTATCCTCATGCACAAATCTAACCCATCTCGATCTCAACGATAATAATCTCTCCGGCGAGATCCCATCATGGATTGGAAATTTTTCTCAATTGGGCGAGTTGAAACTCTGTTCCAATAAATTATCCGGTCATATCCCGCCGGAGATATTCAATTGCAAAATGCTCTTAACCCTCTATCTTAACGACAACTTGTTCGATGGAACAATTCCTGTCGAGATCGGAAACCTTCCATTCCTCAGCAAACTTAATCTCGAAAATAACAAGTTGTCGGGACCGATTCCTCCGGTTATTGGTAATTTAACCGATCTCCTTAGTTTAAAGTTATCTAGAAACATGTTCACCGGTGAAATACCGGTGGCATTAAGTAATCTCTGGCAACTTGGAAGTGCTCTGGATATTAGTTACAATAATCTCACAGGCAAGATCCCCGCTTCTCTTACGAAGTTATCTCAATTGGAAGTGATGGATCTTTCTCACAATAAGTTCGTCGGAGTAGTACCTAAACAGATCAGTGAAATGAGTCACTTGTCGATATTCAACGTCTCTTACAACAATCTCGGCGGAGAATTGGACACTGGTTTTTCGCAATTTCCGTCCGAATGGTTCAGCGGAAACGACGATCTTTGCGGCGCCCATCTCAAGAAATGCGGAACGGGTGAAGACGAAGGTGAAAATTCCAGTGTATTCAAATCGAAGGCAATACAATTTTCAGCCATCGCGATTACAATATCGTTCTTTCTTCTTGTAATCATACTCGGATGCTTCATCAAGAGTATTAAAGATTCCGAGGACGAAACAAGCGAAGATAATTGTTTTTCCATGTCGAATTCGGTTATTCGCAAGATCCCACCTTTGATGAAAGATTTAAGTTTGGAAGAGATAATTGTAGCGACAAAGAATTTCAGCGAGGAGTTCATTATCGGGTCGGGTGGGTCTGGGTCGATTTACCTAGCCGAGCTTCAAACCGGGGAGAAGGTTGCGGTTAAAAAGATGAGGTTGAAAGACAACCAAGTAATAGCCAAGTGTTTCGAGAGAGAAATGAAGACTTTGGGAACAATTCGACATAGGCATTTGGTACAACTCTTTGGAAGTTTTAACCATAAGATTTCGGGGTGTCGTTTATTGATATACAAGTACATGGAAAACGGAAGCCTTTGGGATTGGTTGCACTCGAAAGAAGGCAAAAACGGGAATATAATGAGCTTGGATTGGGAGACTAGGGTTAAGATCGCGATTGGTTTGGTTCATGGGATCGAGTATCTCCACCACGATTGTATTCCGCAAATCATTCATAGGGACATTAAATCGAGCAATATCTTATTGGACAGCAACATGGAAGCTCATATAGGAGATTTCGGCTTAGCCAAAGCAGTCACGGATGAACAAGATTCACTCGGATCGAGCTCGCAGTTCATTGGGTCATTTGGCTACGTTGGGCCAg AGTGTGCTTTCTCGATGAATGCAACCGAGAAGAGCGACGTGTATTCAATGGGAATTGTATTGATGGAGCTGGTTACGGGAAGAATGCCAAATGACGATAGCTTTGGCGTCAACATGAACATGGTGAGATGGATAGAGACTCGAATCGAAATAGATGGACAAAGGAAAGAACTACTAGATCCAAAATTGTACCCACTCTTGGCCGATGATGAAATAACAGCTTTCAAGGTTCTCGACATCGCAATCCTTTGCACCAAAGCTGTAGCTTCACAGAGGCCATCGTCGAGGCAGGCCGGCGATCTCCTCCGTCAAGTCATATGCCATCGAAAATGTGTCTAA